The following are from one region of the Acanthopagrus latus isolate v.2019 chromosome 2, fAcaLat1.1, whole genome shotgun sequence genome:
- the supt5h gene encoding transcription elongation factor SPT5 isoform X1: MSDSEDSDFSDNQSERSSDGEAEEVEENEEEPASPQGSDKIAEEEGEDLDDEEEYDEEEEEEDEDRPRKKPRHGGFILDEADVDDEEDDEEDQWEDGAEDILEKVNEEAEMSNIDHVVLDEDHSGSRRLQNLWRDSREEALGEYYMRKYAKSSTGEHYSGGSEELSDDITQQQLLPGVKDPNLWTVKCKIGEERATAIALMRKFIAYQFTDTPLQIKSVVAPDHVKGYIYVESYKQTHVKSAIEGIGNLRMGLWNQQMVPIKEMTDVLKVVKEVTNLKPKSWVRLKRGLYKDDIAQVDYVEPSQNTISLKMIPRIDLDRIKAKMSLKDWFAKRKKFKRPAQRLFDAEKIRSLGGEVSHDGDFMIFEGNRYSRKGFLFKSFAMSAVITDGVKPTLSELEKFEDQPEGIDLEVVTESGKEREHNLQAGDNVEVCEGELINLQGKILSVDGNKITIMPKHEDLKDPLEFPAHELKKYFRMGDHVKVIAGRYEGDTGLIVRVEENFVILFSDLTMHELKVLPRDLQLCSETASGVDAGGQHEWGELVQLDPQTVGVIVRLERETFQVLNMHGKVMTVRHQAVNRRKDNRFAVALDSEQNNIHVKDIVKVIDGPHSGREGEIRHLFRGFAFLHCKKLVENGGMFVCKTRHLVLAGGSKPRDVTNFTVGGFAPMSPRISSPMHHGGGGAPQRGGGGGGGGGGGMGRGRGRRDNELIGQTVRISQGPYKGYIGVVKDATESTARVELHSTCQTISVDRQRLTTMGAKRHSGMTSTHGRTPMYGSQTPMYGTGSRTPMYGSQTPLHDGSRTPHYGSQTPLHDGSRTPGQSGAWDPSNPNTPSRNEEEYDFGYDDEPSPSPQGYGGTPNPQTPGYPEVPSPQVNPQYNPQTPGTPAMYNTEQYSPYAAPSPQGSYQPSPSPQSYHQVAPSPVGYQNTHSPASYHPTPSPMAYQASPSPSPVGYSPMTPGAPSPGGYNPHTPGSNIEQGSSDWVTTDILVRVKDSFMDLMGQTGVIRSVTGGMCSVFMQESEKVVSISSDHLEPVTPTKNNKVKVILGEDREATGILLSIDGDDGIVRMELDDQLKILNLRFLGRLEH; encoded by the exons TTAACG AGGAGGCTGAAA tgtcCAACATCGACCATGTGGTTCTGGATGAAGATCACTCTGGGTCCAGGCGGCTGCAGAACCTCTGGAG AGACTCCAGAGAGGAGGCACTGGGTGAATACTACATGAGGAAGTATGCCAAGTCCTCCACAGGGGAGCA TTACTCCGGAGGGTCCGAGGAGctctctgatgacatcacccaGCAGCAGCTACTTCCTGGTGTCAA GGATCCCAATCTGTGGACAGTCAAGTGTAAG ATCGGCGAGGAGAGGGCGACAGCCATCGCACTGATGAGGAAGTTCATCGCCTACCAGTTCACGGACACG CCTCTGCAGATCAAGTCCGTCGTCGCCCCGGATCACGTCAAAGGTTACATCTACGTGGAGTCGTACAAGCAGACGCACGTCAAGTCGGCCATTGAAGGCATCGGCAACCTGCGGATGGGCCTGTGGAACCAGCAGATGGTCCCCATCAAAGAGATGACGGACGTGCTGAAGGTCGTCAAAGAGGTCACCAACCTGAAGCCCAAGTCGTGGGTCCGGCTGAAGAGAGGCCTGTACAAGGACGACATCGCTCAG GTGGACTACGTGGAGCCGAGTCAGAACACCATCTCCCTGAAGATGATCCCCCGTATCGACCTGGACCGGATCAAAGCCAAGATGAGCCTG AAAGACTGGTTCGCTAAGAGGAAGAAGTTTAAGAGACCTGCTCAGAGGCTGTTTGACGCTGAGAAGataag gtcCCTCGGAGGCGAGGTCAGCCATGATGGAGACTTCATGATCTTTGAGGGGAACCGTTACAGCCGCAAAGGATTCCTGTTCAAGAGCTTCGCCATGTCCGCTGTG ATCACAGACGGGGTGAAGCCCACGCTGTCCGAGCTGGAGAAGTTTGAGGACCAGCCGGAAGGAATCGACCTGGAGGTGGTGACCGAGTCAG GTAAGGAGCGTGAACACAACCTGCAGGCCGGTGACAATGTGGAGGTGTGTGAAGGCGAGTTGATCAACCTGCAGGGAAAAATCCTCAGTGTGGACGGCAACAAGATCACCATCATGCCCAAACATGAAGACCtgaag GATCCTTTGGAGTTTCCGGCTCACGAGTTGAAAAAATATTTCCGGATGGGCGACCACGTGAAGGTGATCGCCGGGCGGTACGAGGGCGACACCGGCCTCATCGTCAGAGTGGAGGAGAACTTCGTCATCCTGTTCTCCGACCTCACCATGCACGAG ttGAAGGTGTTGCCCAGAGACCTGCAGCTCTGCTCGGAGACGGCGTCCGGCGTGGATGCAGGGGGACAGCATGAGTGGGGCGAGCTGGTCCAACTGGACCCACAGACGGTCGGAGTCATCGTCcgactggagagagagacgttTCAG GTGCTGAACATGCACGGGAAGGTGATGACGGTGCGACATCAGGCGGTGAACCGCAGGAAGGACAACCGCTTCGCCGTGGCTCTGGACTCAGAGCAGAACAACATCCACGTCAAAGACATCGTCAAAGTCATCGACGGGCCGCACTCG gGCCGTGAAGGTGAGATCCGTCACCTGTTTCGAGGCTTCGCCTTCCTCCACTGTAAGAAGTTGGTGGAGAACGGAGGCATGTTCGTGTGCAAGACCAGACACCTGGTGTTGGCTGGTGGATCCAAG CCCAGAGACGTCACCAACTTCACGGTGGGAGGATTTGCTCCGATGAGCCCTCGGATCAGCAGCCCCATGCACCACGGCGGAGGAG GTGCTCctcagagaggtggagggggaggaggaggaggtggaggaggcatgGGGCGGGGCAGAGGACGGAGAGACAACGAGCTGATTGGTCAGACGGTCCGCATCTCCCAGGGGCCTTACAAAG gTTACATCGGTGTGGTGAAGGATGCAACAGAGTCCACAGCCAGAGTGGAGCTGCACTCCACCTGTCAGACCATCTCTGTAGACCGACAGCGCTTAACTACCAT GGGAGCCAAGAGACACAGTGGGATGACGTCCACTCATGGACGGACTCCCATGTACGGCTCCCAGACTCCCATGTATGGTACCGGCTCCAGAACGCCCATGTACGGGTCTCAGACGCCGCTACACGACG GAAGCCGTACGCCTCACTACGGCTCTCAGACACCGCTGCATGATGGGAGCAGGACGCCGGGTCAGAGCGGAGCCTGGGACCCTAGCAACCCCAACACACCttccag GAATGAAGAGGAGTACGACTTCGGCTACGATGACGAGCCCTCCCCGTCCCCTCAGGGCTACGGAGGAACCCCCAACCCCCAGACGCCGGGTTACCCAGAAGTCCCGTCTCCACAGGTCAACCCTCAGTACAACCCTCAGACACCTGGCACACCTGCTAT gtacaACACAGAGCAGTATTCTCCGTATGCGGCCCCGTCCCCTCAGGGCTCCTATCAGCCCAGCCCCAGTCCTCAGAGCTACCACCAGGTGGCGCCCTCGCCAGTCGGCTACCAGAACACACATTCTCCAGCCAGCTACCATCCGACACCCTCCCCCATGGCCTATCAG GCCAGTCCTAGCCCCAGTCCTGTGGGCTACAGTCCCATGACGCCTGGAGCGCCCTCGCCTGGAGGTTACAACCCTCACACCCCGGGGTCCAACATCGAGCAGGGCAGCAGCGACTGGGTGACCACCGACATCCTGGTGCGGGTGAAGGATTCCTTCATGGACCTGATGGGACAGACCGGGGTCATCAGGAGCGTCACG ggagggatgtgttcagtgttcatgCAGGAGTCAGAGAAGGTGGTCAGTATCAGCAGCGATCACCTGGAGCCCGTCACTCCCACCAAGAACAACAAG GTGAAGGTGATTCTGGGAGAGGACCGCGAGGCGACGGGCATCCTTCTGAGCATCGACGGAGACGACGGCATCGTCCGCATGGAGCTGGACGACCAGCTGAAGATCCTCAACCTGAGGTTCCTGGGACGCCTCGAGCACTGA
- the supt5h gene encoding transcription elongation factor SPT5 isoform X2, whose translation MSDSEDSDFSDNQSERSSDGEAEEVEENEEEPASPQGSDKIAEEEGEDLDDEEEYDEEEEEEDEDRPRKKPRHGGFILDEADVDDEEDDEEDQWEDGAEDILEKEEAEMSNIDHVVLDEDHSGSRRLQNLWRDSREEALGEYYMRKYAKSSTGEHYSGGSEELSDDITQQQLLPGVKDPNLWTVKCKIGEERATAIALMRKFIAYQFTDTPLQIKSVVAPDHVKGYIYVESYKQTHVKSAIEGIGNLRMGLWNQQMVPIKEMTDVLKVVKEVTNLKPKSWVRLKRGLYKDDIAQVDYVEPSQNTISLKMIPRIDLDRIKAKMSLKDWFAKRKKFKRPAQRLFDAEKIRSLGGEVSHDGDFMIFEGNRYSRKGFLFKSFAMSAVITDGVKPTLSELEKFEDQPEGIDLEVVTESGKEREHNLQAGDNVEVCEGELINLQGKILSVDGNKITIMPKHEDLKDPLEFPAHELKKYFRMGDHVKVIAGRYEGDTGLIVRVEENFVILFSDLTMHELKVLPRDLQLCSETASGVDAGGQHEWGELVQLDPQTVGVIVRLERETFQVLNMHGKVMTVRHQAVNRRKDNRFAVALDSEQNNIHVKDIVKVIDGPHSGREGEIRHLFRGFAFLHCKKLVENGGMFVCKTRHLVLAGGSKPRDVTNFTVGGFAPMSPRISSPMHHGGGGAPQRGGGGGGGGGGGMGRGRGRRDNELIGQTVRISQGPYKGYIGVVKDATESTARVELHSTCQTISVDRQRLTTMGAKRHSGMTSTHGRTPMYGSQTPMYGTGSRTPMYGSQTPLHDGSRTPHYGSQTPLHDGSRTPGQSGAWDPSNPNTPSRNEEEYDFGYDDEPSPSPQGYGGTPNPQTPGYPEVPSPQVNPQYNPQTPGTPAMYNTEQYSPYAAPSPQGSYQPSPSPQSYHQVAPSPVGYQNTHSPASYHPTPSPMAYQASPSPSPVGYSPMTPGAPSPGGYNPHTPGSNIEQGSSDWVTTDILVRVKDSFMDLMGQTGVIRSVTGGMCSVFMQESEKVVSISSDHLEPVTPTKNNKVKVILGEDREATGILLSIDGDDGIVRMELDDQLKILNLRFLGRLEH comes from the exons AGGAGGCTGAAA tgtcCAACATCGACCATGTGGTTCTGGATGAAGATCACTCTGGGTCCAGGCGGCTGCAGAACCTCTGGAG AGACTCCAGAGAGGAGGCACTGGGTGAATACTACATGAGGAAGTATGCCAAGTCCTCCACAGGGGAGCA TTACTCCGGAGGGTCCGAGGAGctctctgatgacatcacccaGCAGCAGCTACTTCCTGGTGTCAA GGATCCCAATCTGTGGACAGTCAAGTGTAAG ATCGGCGAGGAGAGGGCGACAGCCATCGCACTGATGAGGAAGTTCATCGCCTACCAGTTCACGGACACG CCTCTGCAGATCAAGTCCGTCGTCGCCCCGGATCACGTCAAAGGTTACATCTACGTGGAGTCGTACAAGCAGACGCACGTCAAGTCGGCCATTGAAGGCATCGGCAACCTGCGGATGGGCCTGTGGAACCAGCAGATGGTCCCCATCAAAGAGATGACGGACGTGCTGAAGGTCGTCAAAGAGGTCACCAACCTGAAGCCCAAGTCGTGGGTCCGGCTGAAGAGAGGCCTGTACAAGGACGACATCGCTCAG GTGGACTACGTGGAGCCGAGTCAGAACACCATCTCCCTGAAGATGATCCCCCGTATCGACCTGGACCGGATCAAAGCCAAGATGAGCCTG AAAGACTGGTTCGCTAAGAGGAAGAAGTTTAAGAGACCTGCTCAGAGGCTGTTTGACGCTGAGAAGataag gtcCCTCGGAGGCGAGGTCAGCCATGATGGAGACTTCATGATCTTTGAGGGGAACCGTTACAGCCGCAAAGGATTCCTGTTCAAGAGCTTCGCCATGTCCGCTGTG ATCACAGACGGGGTGAAGCCCACGCTGTCCGAGCTGGAGAAGTTTGAGGACCAGCCGGAAGGAATCGACCTGGAGGTGGTGACCGAGTCAG GTAAGGAGCGTGAACACAACCTGCAGGCCGGTGACAATGTGGAGGTGTGTGAAGGCGAGTTGATCAACCTGCAGGGAAAAATCCTCAGTGTGGACGGCAACAAGATCACCATCATGCCCAAACATGAAGACCtgaag GATCCTTTGGAGTTTCCGGCTCACGAGTTGAAAAAATATTTCCGGATGGGCGACCACGTGAAGGTGATCGCCGGGCGGTACGAGGGCGACACCGGCCTCATCGTCAGAGTGGAGGAGAACTTCGTCATCCTGTTCTCCGACCTCACCATGCACGAG ttGAAGGTGTTGCCCAGAGACCTGCAGCTCTGCTCGGAGACGGCGTCCGGCGTGGATGCAGGGGGACAGCATGAGTGGGGCGAGCTGGTCCAACTGGACCCACAGACGGTCGGAGTCATCGTCcgactggagagagagacgttTCAG GTGCTGAACATGCACGGGAAGGTGATGACGGTGCGACATCAGGCGGTGAACCGCAGGAAGGACAACCGCTTCGCCGTGGCTCTGGACTCAGAGCAGAACAACATCCACGTCAAAGACATCGTCAAAGTCATCGACGGGCCGCACTCG gGCCGTGAAGGTGAGATCCGTCACCTGTTTCGAGGCTTCGCCTTCCTCCACTGTAAGAAGTTGGTGGAGAACGGAGGCATGTTCGTGTGCAAGACCAGACACCTGGTGTTGGCTGGTGGATCCAAG CCCAGAGACGTCACCAACTTCACGGTGGGAGGATTTGCTCCGATGAGCCCTCGGATCAGCAGCCCCATGCACCACGGCGGAGGAG GTGCTCctcagagaggtggagggggaggaggaggaggtggaggaggcatgGGGCGGGGCAGAGGACGGAGAGACAACGAGCTGATTGGTCAGACGGTCCGCATCTCCCAGGGGCCTTACAAAG gTTACATCGGTGTGGTGAAGGATGCAACAGAGTCCACAGCCAGAGTGGAGCTGCACTCCACCTGTCAGACCATCTCTGTAGACCGACAGCGCTTAACTACCAT GGGAGCCAAGAGACACAGTGGGATGACGTCCACTCATGGACGGACTCCCATGTACGGCTCCCAGACTCCCATGTATGGTACCGGCTCCAGAACGCCCATGTACGGGTCTCAGACGCCGCTACACGACG GAAGCCGTACGCCTCACTACGGCTCTCAGACACCGCTGCATGATGGGAGCAGGACGCCGGGTCAGAGCGGAGCCTGGGACCCTAGCAACCCCAACACACCttccag GAATGAAGAGGAGTACGACTTCGGCTACGATGACGAGCCCTCCCCGTCCCCTCAGGGCTACGGAGGAACCCCCAACCCCCAGACGCCGGGTTACCCAGAAGTCCCGTCTCCACAGGTCAACCCTCAGTACAACCCTCAGACACCTGGCACACCTGCTAT gtacaACACAGAGCAGTATTCTCCGTATGCGGCCCCGTCCCCTCAGGGCTCCTATCAGCCCAGCCCCAGTCCTCAGAGCTACCACCAGGTGGCGCCCTCGCCAGTCGGCTACCAGAACACACATTCTCCAGCCAGCTACCATCCGACACCCTCCCCCATGGCCTATCAG GCCAGTCCTAGCCCCAGTCCTGTGGGCTACAGTCCCATGACGCCTGGAGCGCCCTCGCCTGGAGGTTACAACCCTCACACCCCGGGGTCCAACATCGAGCAGGGCAGCAGCGACTGGGTGACCACCGACATCCTGGTGCGGGTGAAGGATTCCTTCATGGACCTGATGGGACAGACCGGGGTCATCAGGAGCGTCACG ggagggatgtgttcagtgttcatgCAGGAGTCAGAGAAGGTGGTCAGTATCAGCAGCGATCACCTGGAGCCCGTCACTCCCACCAAGAACAACAAG GTGAAGGTGATTCTGGGAGAGGACCGCGAGGCGACGGGCATCCTTCTGAGCATCGACGGAGACGACGGCATCGTCCGCATGGAGCTGGACGACCAGCTGAAGATCCTCAACCTGAGGTTCCTGGGACGCCTCGAGCACTGA
- the supt5h gene encoding transcription elongation factor SPT5 isoform X3 yields the protein MSDSEDSDFSDNQSERSSDGEAEEVEENEEEPASPQGSDKIAEEEGEDLDDEEEYDEEEEEEDEDRPRKKPRHGGFILDEADVDDEEDDEEDQWEDGAEDILEKVSNIDHVVLDEDHSGSRRLQNLWRDSREEALGEYYMRKYAKSSTGEHYSGGSEELSDDITQQQLLPGVKDPNLWTVKCKIGEERATAIALMRKFIAYQFTDTPLQIKSVVAPDHVKGYIYVESYKQTHVKSAIEGIGNLRMGLWNQQMVPIKEMTDVLKVVKEVTNLKPKSWVRLKRGLYKDDIAQVDYVEPSQNTISLKMIPRIDLDRIKAKMSLKDWFAKRKKFKRPAQRLFDAEKIRSLGGEVSHDGDFMIFEGNRYSRKGFLFKSFAMSAVITDGVKPTLSELEKFEDQPEGIDLEVVTESGKEREHNLQAGDNVEVCEGELINLQGKILSVDGNKITIMPKHEDLKDPLEFPAHELKKYFRMGDHVKVIAGRYEGDTGLIVRVEENFVILFSDLTMHELKVLPRDLQLCSETASGVDAGGQHEWGELVQLDPQTVGVIVRLERETFQVLNMHGKVMTVRHQAVNRRKDNRFAVALDSEQNNIHVKDIVKVIDGPHSGREGEIRHLFRGFAFLHCKKLVENGGMFVCKTRHLVLAGGSKPRDVTNFTVGGFAPMSPRISSPMHHGGGGAPQRGGGGGGGGGGGMGRGRGRRDNELIGQTVRISQGPYKGYIGVVKDATESTARVELHSTCQTISVDRQRLTTMGAKRHSGMTSTHGRTPMYGSQTPMYGTGSRTPMYGSQTPLHDGSRTPHYGSQTPLHDGSRTPGQSGAWDPSNPNTPSRNEEEYDFGYDDEPSPSPQGYGGTPNPQTPGYPEVPSPQVNPQYNPQTPGTPAMYNTEQYSPYAAPSPQGSYQPSPSPQSYHQVAPSPVGYQNTHSPASYHPTPSPMAYQASPSPSPVGYSPMTPGAPSPGGYNPHTPGSNIEQGSSDWVTTDILVRVKDSFMDLMGQTGVIRSVTGGMCSVFMQESEKVVSISSDHLEPVTPTKNNKVKVILGEDREATGILLSIDGDDGIVRMELDDQLKILNLRFLGRLEH from the exons tgtcCAACATCGACCATGTGGTTCTGGATGAAGATCACTCTGGGTCCAGGCGGCTGCAGAACCTCTGGAG AGACTCCAGAGAGGAGGCACTGGGTGAATACTACATGAGGAAGTATGCCAAGTCCTCCACAGGGGAGCA TTACTCCGGAGGGTCCGAGGAGctctctgatgacatcacccaGCAGCAGCTACTTCCTGGTGTCAA GGATCCCAATCTGTGGACAGTCAAGTGTAAG ATCGGCGAGGAGAGGGCGACAGCCATCGCACTGATGAGGAAGTTCATCGCCTACCAGTTCACGGACACG CCTCTGCAGATCAAGTCCGTCGTCGCCCCGGATCACGTCAAAGGTTACATCTACGTGGAGTCGTACAAGCAGACGCACGTCAAGTCGGCCATTGAAGGCATCGGCAACCTGCGGATGGGCCTGTGGAACCAGCAGATGGTCCCCATCAAAGAGATGACGGACGTGCTGAAGGTCGTCAAAGAGGTCACCAACCTGAAGCCCAAGTCGTGGGTCCGGCTGAAGAGAGGCCTGTACAAGGACGACATCGCTCAG GTGGACTACGTGGAGCCGAGTCAGAACACCATCTCCCTGAAGATGATCCCCCGTATCGACCTGGACCGGATCAAAGCCAAGATGAGCCTG AAAGACTGGTTCGCTAAGAGGAAGAAGTTTAAGAGACCTGCTCAGAGGCTGTTTGACGCTGAGAAGataag gtcCCTCGGAGGCGAGGTCAGCCATGATGGAGACTTCATGATCTTTGAGGGGAACCGTTACAGCCGCAAAGGATTCCTGTTCAAGAGCTTCGCCATGTCCGCTGTG ATCACAGACGGGGTGAAGCCCACGCTGTCCGAGCTGGAGAAGTTTGAGGACCAGCCGGAAGGAATCGACCTGGAGGTGGTGACCGAGTCAG GTAAGGAGCGTGAACACAACCTGCAGGCCGGTGACAATGTGGAGGTGTGTGAAGGCGAGTTGATCAACCTGCAGGGAAAAATCCTCAGTGTGGACGGCAACAAGATCACCATCATGCCCAAACATGAAGACCtgaag GATCCTTTGGAGTTTCCGGCTCACGAGTTGAAAAAATATTTCCGGATGGGCGACCACGTGAAGGTGATCGCCGGGCGGTACGAGGGCGACACCGGCCTCATCGTCAGAGTGGAGGAGAACTTCGTCATCCTGTTCTCCGACCTCACCATGCACGAG ttGAAGGTGTTGCCCAGAGACCTGCAGCTCTGCTCGGAGACGGCGTCCGGCGTGGATGCAGGGGGACAGCATGAGTGGGGCGAGCTGGTCCAACTGGACCCACAGACGGTCGGAGTCATCGTCcgactggagagagagacgttTCAG GTGCTGAACATGCACGGGAAGGTGATGACGGTGCGACATCAGGCGGTGAACCGCAGGAAGGACAACCGCTTCGCCGTGGCTCTGGACTCAGAGCAGAACAACATCCACGTCAAAGACATCGTCAAAGTCATCGACGGGCCGCACTCG gGCCGTGAAGGTGAGATCCGTCACCTGTTTCGAGGCTTCGCCTTCCTCCACTGTAAGAAGTTGGTGGAGAACGGAGGCATGTTCGTGTGCAAGACCAGACACCTGGTGTTGGCTGGTGGATCCAAG CCCAGAGACGTCACCAACTTCACGGTGGGAGGATTTGCTCCGATGAGCCCTCGGATCAGCAGCCCCATGCACCACGGCGGAGGAG GTGCTCctcagagaggtggagggggaggaggaggaggtggaggaggcatgGGGCGGGGCAGAGGACGGAGAGACAACGAGCTGATTGGTCAGACGGTCCGCATCTCCCAGGGGCCTTACAAAG gTTACATCGGTGTGGTGAAGGATGCAACAGAGTCCACAGCCAGAGTGGAGCTGCACTCCACCTGTCAGACCATCTCTGTAGACCGACAGCGCTTAACTACCAT GGGAGCCAAGAGACACAGTGGGATGACGTCCACTCATGGACGGACTCCCATGTACGGCTCCCAGACTCCCATGTATGGTACCGGCTCCAGAACGCCCATGTACGGGTCTCAGACGCCGCTACACGACG GAAGCCGTACGCCTCACTACGGCTCTCAGACACCGCTGCATGATGGGAGCAGGACGCCGGGTCAGAGCGGAGCCTGGGACCCTAGCAACCCCAACACACCttccag GAATGAAGAGGAGTACGACTTCGGCTACGATGACGAGCCCTCCCCGTCCCCTCAGGGCTACGGAGGAACCCCCAACCCCCAGACGCCGGGTTACCCAGAAGTCCCGTCTCCACAGGTCAACCCTCAGTACAACCCTCAGACACCTGGCACACCTGCTAT gtacaACACAGAGCAGTATTCTCCGTATGCGGCCCCGTCCCCTCAGGGCTCCTATCAGCCCAGCCCCAGTCCTCAGAGCTACCACCAGGTGGCGCCCTCGCCAGTCGGCTACCAGAACACACATTCTCCAGCCAGCTACCATCCGACACCCTCCCCCATGGCCTATCAG GCCAGTCCTAGCCCCAGTCCTGTGGGCTACAGTCCCATGACGCCTGGAGCGCCCTCGCCTGGAGGTTACAACCCTCACACCCCGGGGTCCAACATCGAGCAGGGCAGCAGCGACTGGGTGACCACCGACATCCTGGTGCGGGTGAAGGATTCCTTCATGGACCTGATGGGACAGACCGGGGTCATCAGGAGCGTCACG ggagggatgtgttcagtgttcatgCAGGAGTCAGAGAAGGTGGTCAGTATCAGCAGCGATCACCTGGAGCCCGTCACTCCCACCAAGAACAACAAG GTGAAGGTGATTCTGGGAGAGGACCGCGAGGCGACGGGCATCCTTCTGAGCATCGACGGAGACGACGGCATCGTCCGCATGGAGCTGGACGACCAGCTGAAGATCCTCAACCTGAGGTTCCTGGGACGCCTCGAGCACTGA